The following DNA comes from Occultella kanbiaonis.
TCGCCGTGGCCGGTCGTCACCGGGATCCGGGCGATCAGGGAGTCCGCGTCGTCGTCGGCGGTGTAGCGGTACTCGTAGAGGACGTCGTAGCTGGAGGCCTTGCGCCACGCGGGCAGGACCGGGATGTGCTCGGCGATCGTGGTCTCGCTGGCGGCGAACCTCAGGAACCCCTTTGCGCGCAGCGCGTCCTGGTCGTCGAGGAGCGTGGACTGCAGGCCGAGGACGGCGGCGTCCACCTCGGGGGAGGAGGTGGCCCACAGCTGAAACCGCACCCGTGCGTCCAGCCGGCCGCCGCGCAGCGTCCGGGTGCCGAGCGCGGGCGCACCCTCGGTGCCGATGTGGTCGCCGAGGCCGACCGGCTTGGCGGTCACCTGCTCGATGGTCACGTTGCCGTCGGGCACGCCGGGCAGGGGCGCCGGCAGCCGGGCCCCGAGGGCGCCCAGCATCGCGGTGACCACGTCGGTGAGGGTCGGGGCGCTCACGTCGGACCCCAGGGTGGGCAGGTCGAGACCATCGGCGCCGGGCCCGACGTCGCTCGTGAGGGCCAGGTCCACGGCGCGCGCGATCTCACCGGAGTGGTGCCAGCCGGTGCGGGTGCCGGTCTGCACGTCGGTGACGATCCCGTGCCAGCGCGGGCCCGCCCCGGGAGCGTCCTCGAGCAGCGCGCGGACCAGGAACGACCGCGCGACGAGATTCGTCTGCGCCCCGCCGACCTGCTCGTGTCCGGACATGCCACGCCAGACTCCCCGCTCGATGTCTTCCGTGCGGGCATCGTGGACGGCGCCGGTCTCGCGCGTGTCTCCGGCGCGTCTCGCTGGTGTCTTTCACCGTGCTCGCCCCGGACTTTCACCCGACTTCGTCCTCCAATCACCCCACCCTGCCCCGGGTCCGGGGCGGACAATGGGGGCGAGGAACACGGCGGGGAGAGGCCAATGTCCGCGAGGAACCGCGGCCTGCCCGCCGGGCTGAGGAATCGGCAGGGGCAGCCCGACGGTGGGTCGCTACGAACGAGTGAGGATCCCGGCGCAGGCGGTTCGGCTGCGCCGGACCCGGCGCGCGCCGGGCGGCCGGGAGGACGTCGGCGATGACCGCGCTGACGGTCCGGCTGCTCGGCCCGTTCCGCGCGCTGCGCGGCGACCGTCCGCTGCCGAGCCCGATGCTGCACAAGGCGCAGGACCTGCTCACGATGCTGTTCCTCGCGCCCGGGCATGCGCTGCTGCGCGAGGCCGCCGCGGAGTCGCTCTGGCCGGACACGGACGCGGAGACCTCCCGCAAGGCGATGCGCCAGACGCTGTGGCAGATCCACCACGCCACCGACGAGCCGATGGCGCAGGACCGGCTGGTGATCTGCGACGGCGACGGGCTGATGATCAACCCGGAGCGGCCGGTGTCGGTGGACCTGCCGGTGTTCGTCGGCGCCGTCCGGGAGGCGCAGGACACCGGGGGCCGGGTCCTCACCGATGACCGCCTGATCCGTCTGTGCACCGCGGCCGACCTCTACCGCGGCCCGCTGCACGCCGGCTGTTACGACGACTGGTGCCTGATCCCACGGGCCCGGCTCGAGGACCGGTGCCTGACCCTGCTCGACCGGATCAGCCGGGAGCGGGAGCGTCGCGGCGACCTCGACGGAGCCATTGCGTGGACCCAGCGGCTCCTGGAGATCGAGCCCGCGCATGAGCGCAGCCACCGCCGGCTGATGCGCCTGTTCAGCCGGGTCGGTGACCGCACCGGTGCCCTCCGTCAGCTGGCCGAGTGCCGGGCCGCGCTCGCCAGGGACCTCGGCGTGCACCCGGAGGCCAGCACCGAGGACCTCGGCGCC
Coding sequences within:
- a CDS encoding AfsR/SARP family transcriptional regulator — translated: MTALTVRLLGPFRALRGDRPLPSPMLHKAQDLLTMLFLAPGHALLREAAAESLWPDTDAETSRKAMRQTLWQIHHATDEPMAQDRLVICDGDGLMINPERPVSVDLPVFVGAVREAQDTGGRVLTDDRLIRLCTAADLYRGPLHAGCYDDWCLIPRARLEDRCLTLLDRISRERERRGDLDGAIAWTQRLLEIEPAHERSHRRLMRLFSRVGDRTGALRQLAECRAALARDLGVHPEASTEDLGAAILADRVDHGSGRSPLAGAEIPDADTELTLLRLEVAALRQSIECIGEQLRDAPVPASRADLGVAPPLTSHQPGPN